A part of Antechinus flavipes isolate AdamAnt ecotype Samford, QLD, Australia chromosome 6, AdamAnt_v2, whole genome shotgun sequence genomic DNA contains:
- the PPP1R32 gene encoding protein phosphatase 1 regulatory subunit 32 isoform X1: protein MMGKLPLGVVSPYVKMSSGGCADPLKFYATSYCTAYSREGFKPQVSQHKGTGYQSNYRPIVSYQPSLDTLDSLDNAAAGEQMKDKDQTVFPQSYRPVELPDSRYPLPRSLYQPGYSCARDKAHSCPPSKEAKRVHFNTQDHGPQAAIGLEPKTVPVLHPSVAKGSPDTENYRYGPRFASEYNSKYRHDISGPPDFLQKKTIGAKEESGFTEQAIKSPLAFQPFPGDPLPPPGRSTTRSDYVPMATPHGDEYLPVLAKGSERESGFSRAKEKHLPTTPPAGPPGLSEPSSLSYRQYQGMQWAPQSNNTLLGRELLGAKEPSGYTSNNSSYNRGPPDPDYRFMTTYNQRYLENTPKGLDRESWIRGGIQHLGGYGLNPPSSQHSLDSYHSPAESARRSHPHVARTLTALDPFYRDTPHSQGFSALYAPS, encoded by the exons ATGATGGGCAAACTGCCCCTAGGTGTTGTTTCCCCTTATGTGAAGATGAGTTCGGGGGGCTGTGCAGACCCCCTGAAATTTTATGCCACCAGCTACTGCACAGCCTACA GCCGGGAGGGTTTCAAGCCCCAAGTTTCTCAGCACAAGGGCACTGGTTACCAGTCGAATTACCGACCCATAGTCAGCTATCAGCCCAGCCTGGACACCCTGGATTCCCTGGACAATGCTGCTGCGGG AGAACAAATGAAGGATAAGGATCAGACGGTCTTTCCTCAGAGCTACCGGCCAGTGGAGCTGCCAGATAGCCGGTACCCTCTGCCCCGGAGCCTGTACCAACCTGGCTACAGCTGTGCTCGTGATAAAGCCCACTCATGTCCCCCCTCCAAAGAG GCCAAGAGGGTTCATTTCAACACCCAGGATCACGGCCCCCAGGCCGCCATAGGATTGGAGCCCAAGACCGTGCCCGTCCTCCACCCGTCCGTGGCCAAGGGGAGTCCTGATACAGAGAACTACCGCTAT GGTCCCAGATTTGCCTCTGAGTACAACTCCAAGTACCGTCATGATATCTCCGGCCCTCCAG ATTTCCTCCAGAAGAAAACGATCGGTGCCAAGGAGGAGTCGGGCTTTACGGAGCAGGCCATCAAGAGTCCCCTGGCCTTCCAGCCCTTCCCTGGAGATCCC CTGCCTCCTCCGGGCAGAAGCACCACCAGGTCAGATTACGTCCCCATGGCCACCCCGCAC GGGGATGAGTATTTGCCGGTGCTGGCCAAAGGTTCCGAGAGAGAGTCGGGCTTCAGCCGGGCCAAAGAGAAGCACCTGCCTACG ACCCCTCCCGCCGGCCCCCCCGGCCTCTCTGAGCCCAGCAGCCTGAGTTACCGCCAGTACCAGGGCATGCAGTGGGCACCCCAGAGCAACAACACCCTCTTGGGCCGGGAGCTCCTGGGGGCCAAG GAGCCCTCCGGCTACACCAGCAACAACTCCAGCTACAACCGGGGACCCCCGGACCCCGATTATAGGTTTATGACCACCTACAACCAAAG ATACCTTGAGAATACTCCGAAGGGTCTGGACCGGGAAAGTTGGATCCGAGGAGGAATCCAGCACCTCGGGGGCTACGGGCTTAACCCGCCTAGCAGCCAGCACAGCCTGGACAGTTACCACAGCCCCGCAGAGTCTGCTCGCAGATCCCACCCCCACGTGGCCAG AACCCTGACGGCCCTGGATCCCTTCTACAGAGACACCCCTCACAGCCAAGGTTTTTCCGCCCTGTACGCCCCGTCCTGA
- the PPP1R32 gene encoding protein phosphatase 1 regulatory subunit 32 isoform X2: MMGKLPLGVVSPYVKMSSGGCADPLKFYATSYCTAYSREGFKPQVSQHKGTGYQSNYRPIVSYQPSLDTLDSLDNAAAGEQMKDKDQTVFPQSYRPVELPDSRYPLPRSLYQPGYSCARDKAHSCPPSKEDHGPQAAIGLEPKTVPVLHPSVAKGSPDTENYRYGPRFASEYNSKYRHDISGPPDFLQKKTIGAKEESGFTEQAIKSPLAFQPFPGDPLPPPGRSTTRSDYVPMATPHGDEYLPVLAKGSERESGFSRAKEKHLPTTPPAGPPGLSEPSSLSYRQYQGMQWAPQSNNTLLGRELLGAKEPSGYTSNNSSYNRGPPDPDYRFMTTYNQRYLENTPKGLDRESWIRGGIQHLGGYGLNPPSSQHSLDSYHSPAESARRSHPHVARTLTALDPFYRDTPHSQGFSALYAPS, translated from the exons ATGATGGGCAAACTGCCCCTAGGTGTTGTTTCCCCTTATGTGAAGATGAGTTCGGGGGGCTGTGCAGACCCCCTGAAATTTTATGCCACCAGCTACTGCACAGCCTACA GCCGGGAGGGTTTCAAGCCCCAAGTTTCTCAGCACAAGGGCACTGGTTACCAGTCGAATTACCGACCCATAGTCAGCTATCAGCCCAGCCTGGACACCCTGGATTCCCTGGACAATGCTGCTGCGGG AGAACAAATGAAGGATAAGGATCAGACGGTCTTTCCTCAGAGCTACCGGCCAGTGGAGCTGCCAGATAGCCGGTACCCTCTGCCCCGGAGCCTGTACCAACCTGGCTACAGCTGTGCTCGTGATAAAGCCCACTCATGTCCCCCCTCCAAAGAG GATCACGGCCCCCAGGCCGCCATAGGATTGGAGCCCAAGACCGTGCCCGTCCTCCACCCGTCCGTGGCCAAGGGGAGTCCTGATACAGAGAACTACCGCTAT GGTCCCAGATTTGCCTCTGAGTACAACTCCAAGTACCGTCATGATATCTCCGGCCCTCCAG ATTTCCTCCAGAAGAAAACGATCGGTGCCAAGGAGGAGTCGGGCTTTACGGAGCAGGCCATCAAGAGTCCCCTGGCCTTCCAGCCCTTCCCTGGAGATCCC CTGCCTCCTCCGGGCAGAAGCACCACCAGGTCAGATTACGTCCCCATGGCCACCCCGCAC GGGGATGAGTATTTGCCGGTGCTGGCCAAAGGTTCCGAGAGAGAGTCGGGCTTCAGCCGGGCCAAAGAGAAGCACCTGCCTACG ACCCCTCCCGCCGGCCCCCCCGGCCTCTCTGAGCCCAGCAGCCTGAGTTACCGCCAGTACCAGGGCATGCAGTGGGCACCCCAGAGCAACAACACCCTCTTGGGCCGGGAGCTCCTGGGGGCCAAG GAGCCCTCCGGCTACACCAGCAACAACTCCAGCTACAACCGGGGACCCCCGGACCCCGATTATAGGTTTATGACCACCTACAACCAAAG ATACCTTGAGAATACTCCGAAGGGTCTGGACCGGGAAAGTTGGATCCGAGGAGGAATCCAGCACCTCGGGGGCTACGGGCTTAACCCGCCTAGCAGCCAGCACAGCCTGGACAGTTACCACAGCCCCGCAGAGTCTGCTCGCAGATCCCACCCCCACGTGGCCAG AACCCTGACGGCCCTGGATCCCTTCTACAGAGACACCCCTCACAGCCAAGGTTTTTCCGCCCTGTACGCCCCGTCCTGA